A single Primulina eburnea isolate SZY01 chromosome 11, ASM2296580v1, whole genome shotgun sequence DNA region contains:
- the LOC140806069 gene encoding LEAF RUST 10 DISEASE-RESISTANCEUS RECEPTOR-LIKE PROTEIN KINASE-like 1.2 isoform X3, giving the protein MMNPKLSQESFCWILVILVLSQIQVRICQPDAYETCSQPFRCANLEDIKYPFYGQDRPVSCGYPGFELDCQTGVPLITINLISYRVLNIDNNTYNLQVAREDLRNSICPDPLRNTTLNLDLFGFSSNYNDQNITLNYGCTMIGSQPPPPPQPQEQIPVYNNFSCGPYPWNMVWTTEQAVFLRSFIGCSSNIFVPVNQIAASTLAAYSPIVAIIDALSSGFWIQWSANNSNCQRCEESGGVCGSNQGSESFACYCSNGTYSLSCNSSGNGKVSGNSDAGLKIGPPLGGAALAGIIVGWLIFHYKQKRKNRITAKSAQNISKEISTPPSSKGLSTPSSTSFIKSIPSYPTSKSELRGGSTYFGAYLFSYAELEEATDNFDPSRELGDGGFGTVYYGKLPDGRAVAVKRLYENNVKRVDQFMNEVEILTKLRHQNLVVLYGCTSKRSRDLLLVYEYIPNGTVADHLHGNRSKSGLLSWQIRLKIAIETADALAYLHRSDIIHRDVKTNNVLLDNDFNVKVADFGLSRLFPADVTHVSTAPQGTPGYVDPEYYQCYQLNEKSDVYSFGVMLIELISSLQAVDTNRHRQDINLANMAINKIQNRNLNELVDTSLGFDTNSKVRRMVTVVSELAFRCLQQERDMRPSMGDVLESLRRIQNEELNVDRVEIVDILVDDETVLLKDGIDHPVSPD; this is encoded by the exons ATGATGAACCCAAAACTCAGCCAAGAATCCTTCTGCTGGATCCTTGTAATTCTCGTACTGTCACAAATCCAGGTCCGTATCTGTCAACCCGATGCGTATGAAACGTGCAGCCAGCCATTTCGATGCGCCAATCTCGAAGATATAAAATATCCCTTCTATGGACAAGATCGGCCGGTGTCTTGCGGATATCCAGGCTTCGAACTCGACTGCCAGACAGGCGTTCCCCTGATCACCATCAATTTAATATCCTATAGGGTATTGAATATAGATAACAATACTTATAACCTCCAAGTAGCGAGAGAAGATTTAAGAAACAGCATTTGCCCAGACCCCCTCCGCAACACCACCTTAAATTTGGATCTTTTCGGTTTTTCTTCGAATTATAATGATCAGAACATCACTCTGAACTACGGATGCACCATGATCGGGTCTCAGCCTCCGCCTCCTCCTCAACCTCAGGAGCAAATCCCGGTGTATAATAACTTTTCCTGCGGGCCGTACCCCTGGAATATGGTCTGGACAACTGAACAAGCTGTTTTTTTAAGAAGCTTTATAGGTTGTTCTAGTAATATTTTCGTTCCCGTTAACCAAATTGCGGCCAGCACTTTAGCTGCATATTCTCCCATAGTTGCTATAATAGATGCTCTGTCAAGCGGGTTTTGGATACAGTGGTCGGCGAATAATAGCAACTGCCAGCGTTGTGAGGAATCGGGTGGAGTGTGTGGGTCTAATCAAGGCTCAGAATCTTTCGCTTGCTATTGCAGTAATGGAACTTATTCTCTTTCTTGCAATAGCTCTGGAAATGGAAA AGTTTCAGGAAATAGTGACGCAGGATTGAAAATTG GTCCACCTCTAGGTGGTGCAGCACTTGCTGGTATAATCGTTGGATGGTTAATTTTCCACTATAAACAGAAGAGAAAAAACCGTATCACAGCCAAATCTGCCCAAAATATTAGCAAAGAAATCAGCACTCCCCCGTCAAGCAAGGGTCTCTCAACTCCAAGTTCAACAAGTTTCATCAAAAGCATCCCTTCATATCCAACATCAAAATCCGAACTCCGAGGGGGCAGCACGTACTTTGGTGCGTATCTCTTCAGCTATGCGGAACTTGAAGAAGCCACGGATAATTTTGATCCCTCCAGGGAACTTGGAGATGGAGGTTTCGGTACCGTATATTATG GGAAGCTACCAGATGGTCGTGCTGTTGCAGTCAAACGTTTATACGAGAACAATGTGAAGCGTGTCGATCAATTCATGAACGAAGTTGAGATTTTAACTAAGTTGCGGCACCAAAACCTTGTGGTGCTGTATGGATGCACGTCGAAGCGAAGTCGGGACCTATTATTGGTCTATGAATATATACCGAATGGAACAGTGGCCGATCATCTGCATGGGAATCGTTCCAAATCAGGGCTACTTTCTTGGCAGATTCGGTTGAAAATTGCTATTGAAACTGCAGATGCACTCGCTTATCTCCACAGATCAGACATCATTCATCGAGATGTGAAAACCAACAACGTCCTTCTAGATAACGATTTCAATGTAAAAGTTGCTGATTTCGGGTTGTCAAGATTGTTCCCTGCTGATGTAACTCACGTGTCCACCGCCCCACAAGGAACACCTGGCTATGTCGACCCTGAGTACTACCAATGCTACCAACTTAATGAAAAAAGCGATGTCTATAGCTTTGGAGTCATGCTGATCGAGCTTATATCTTCTTTACAAGCCGTGGATACCAACAGACACCGGCAGGATATCAACTTGGCCAACATGGCTATCAACAAGATTCAAAACCGTAACTTGAACGAGTTGGTGGACACAAGTCTTGGATTCGATACAAATAGTAAGGTGAGGAGGATGGTCACAGTGGTCTCAGAATTGGCTTTTCGGTGCTTGCAACAAGAGAGGGATATGAGGCCCTCGATGGGAGACGTGCTCGAATCTTTGAGAAGGATTCAGAATGAGGAGTTGAACGTCGATAGGGTCGAAATTGTGGACATATTGGTCGATGATGAAACAGTGCTTCTCAAGGATGGCATCGACCACCCCGTGTCACCAGATTAA
- the LOC140806069 gene encoding LEAF RUST 10 DISEASE-RESISTANCEUS RECEPTOR-LIKE PROTEIN KINASE-like 1.2 isoform X2 gives MMNPKLSQESFCWILVILVLSQIQVRICQPDAYETCSQPFRCANLEDIKYPFYGQDRPVSCGYPGFELDCQTGVPLITINLISYRVLNIDNNTYNLQVAREDLRNSICPDPLRNTTLNLDLFGFSSNYNDQNITLNYGCTMIGSQPPPPPQPQEQIPVYNNFSCGPYPWNMVWTTEQAVFLRSFIGCSSNIFVPVNQIAASTLAAYSPIVAIIDALSSGFWIQWSANNSNCQRCEESGGVCGSNQGSESFACYCSNGTYSLSCNSSGNGNGKVSGNSDAGLKIGPPLGGAALAGIIVGWLIFHYKQKRKNRITAKSAQNISKEISTPPSSKGLSTPSSTSFIKSIPSYPTSKSELRGGSTYFGAYLFSYAELEEATDNFDPSRELGDGGFGTVYYGKLPDGRAVAVKRLYENNVKRVDQFMNEVEILTKLRHQNLVVLYGCTSKRSRDLLLVYEYIPNGTVADHLHGNRSKSGLLSWQIRLKIAIETADALAYLHRSDIIHRDVKTNNVLLDNDFNVKVADFGLSRLFPADVTHVSTAPQGTPGYVDPEYYQCYQLNEKSDVYSFGVMLIELISSLQAVDTNRHRQDINLANMAINKIQNRNLNELVDTSLGFDTNSKVRRMVTVVSELAFRCLQQERDMRPSMGDVLESLRRIQNEELNVDRVEIVDILVDDETVLLKDGIDHPVSPD, from the exons ATGATGAACCCAAAACTCAGCCAAGAATCCTTCTGCTGGATCCTTGTAATTCTCGTACTGTCACAAATCCAGGTCCGTATCTGTCAACCCGATGCGTATGAAACGTGCAGCCAGCCATTTCGATGCGCCAATCTCGAAGATATAAAATATCCCTTCTATGGACAAGATCGGCCGGTGTCTTGCGGATATCCAGGCTTCGAACTCGACTGCCAGACAGGCGTTCCCCTGATCACCATCAATTTAATATCCTATAGGGTATTGAATATAGATAACAATACTTATAACCTCCAAGTAGCGAGAGAAGATTTAAGAAACAGCATTTGCCCAGACCCCCTCCGCAACACCACCTTAAATTTGGATCTTTTCGGTTTTTCTTCGAATTATAATGATCAGAACATCACTCTGAACTACGGATGCACCATGATCGGGTCTCAGCCTCCGCCTCCTCCTCAACCTCAGGAGCAAATCCCGGTGTATAATAACTTTTCCTGCGGGCCGTACCCCTGGAATATGGTCTGGACAACTGAACAAGCTGTTTTTTTAAGAAGCTTTATAGGTTGTTCTAGTAATATTTTCGTTCCCGTTAACCAAATTGCGGCCAGCACTTTAGCTGCATATTCTCCCATAGTTGCTATAATAGATGCTCTGTCAAGCGGGTTTTGGATACAGTGGTCGGCGAATAATAGCAACTGCCAGCGTTGTGAGGAATCGGGTGGAGTGTGTGGGTCTAATCAAGGCTCAGAATCTTTCGCTTGCTATTGCAGTAATGGAACTTATTCTCTTTCTTGCAATAGCTCTGGAAATGGAAATGGAAA AGTTTCAGGAAATAGTGACGCAGGATTGAAAATTG GTCCACCTCTAGGTGGTGCAGCACTTGCTGGTATAATCGTTGGATGGTTAATTTTCCACTATAAACAGAAGAGAAAAAACCGTATCACAGCCAAATCTGCCCAAAATATTAGCAAAGAAATCAGCACTCCCCCGTCAAGCAAGGGTCTCTCAACTCCAAGTTCAACAAGTTTCATCAAAAGCATCCCTTCATATCCAACATCAAAATCCGAACTCCGAGGGGGCAGCACGTACTTTGGTGCGTATCTCTTCAGCTATGCGGAACTTGAAGAAGCCACGGATAATTTTGATCCCTCCAGGGAACTTGGAGATGGAGGTTTCGGTACCGTATATTATG GGAAGCTACCAGATGGTCGTGCTGTTGCAGTCAAACGTTTATACGAGAACAATGTGAAGCGTGTCGATCAATTCATGAACGAAGTTGAGATTTTAACTAAGTTGCGGCACCAAAACCTTGTGGTGCTGTATGGATGCACGTCGAAGCGAAGTCGGGACCTATTATTGGTCTATGAATATATACCGAATGGAACAGTGGCCGATCATCTGCATGGGAATCGTTCCAAATCAGGGCTACTTTCTTGGCAGATTCGGTTGAAAATTGCTATTGAAACTGCAGATGCACTCGCTTATCTCCACAGATCAGACATCATTCATCGAGATGTGAAAACCAACAACGTCCTTCTAGATAACGATTTCAATGTAAAAGTTGCTGATTTCGGGTTGTCAAGATTGTTCCCTGCTGATGTAACTCACGTGTCCACCGCCCCACAAGGAACACCTGGCTATGTCGACCCTGAGTACTACCAATGCTACCAACTTAATGAAAAAAGCGATGTCTATAGCTTTGGAGTCATGCTGATCGAGCTTATATCTTCTTTACAAGCCGTGGATACCAACAGACACCGGCAGGATATCAACTTGGCCAACATGGCTATCAACAAGATTCAAAACCGTAACTTGAACGAGTTGGTGGACACAAGTCTTGGATTCGATACAAATAGTAAGGTGAGGAGGATGGTCACAGTGGTCTCAGAATTGGCTTTTCGGTGCTTGCAACAAGAGAGGGATATGAGGCCCTCGATGGGAGACGTGCTCGAATCTTTGAGAAGGATTCAGAATGAGGAGTTGAACGTCGATAGGGTCGAAATTGTGGACATATTGGTCGATGATGAAACAGTGCTTCTCAAGGATGGCATCGACCACCCCGTGTCACCAGATTAA
- the LOC140806069 gene encoding LEAF RUST 10 DISEASE-RESISTANCEUS RECEPTOR-LIKE PROTEIN KINASE-like 1.2 isoform X1 — protein sequence MMNPKLSQESFCWILVILVLSQIQVRICQPDAYETCSQPFRCANLEDIKYPFYGQDRPVSCGYPGFELDCQTGVPLITINLISYRVLNIDNNTYNLQVAREDLRNSICPDPLRNTTLNLDLFGFSSNYNDQNITLNYGCTMIGSQPPPPPQPQEQIPVYNNFSCGPYPWNMVWTTEQAVFLRSFIGCSSNIFVPVNQIAASTLAAYSPIVAIIDALSSGFWIQWSANNSNCQRCEESGGVCGSNQGSESFACYCSNGTYSLSCNSSGNGNGNGKVSGNSDAGLKIGPPLGGAALAGIIVGWLIFHYKQKRKNRITAKSAQNISKEISTPPSSKGLSTPSSTSFIKSIPSYPTSKSELRGGSTYFGAYLFSYAELEEATDNFDPSRELGDGGFGTVYYGKLPDGRAVAVKRLYENNVKRVDQFMNEVEILTKLRHQNLVVLYGCTSKRSRDLLLVYEYIPNGTVADHLHGNRSKSGLLSWQIRLKIAIETADALAYLHRSDIIHRDVKTNNVLLDNDFNVKVADFGLSRLFPADVTHVSTAPQGTPGYVDPEYYQCYQLNEKSDVYSFGVMLIELISSLQAVDTNRHRQDINLANMAINKIQNRNLNELVDTSLGFDTNSKVRRMVTVVSELAFRCLQQERDMRPSMGDVLESLRRIQNEELNVDRVEIVDILVDDETVLLKDGIDHPVSPD from the exons ATGATGAACCCAAAACTCAGCCAAGAATCCTTCTGCTGGATCCTTGTAATTCTCGTACTGTCACAAATCCAGGTCCGTATCTGTCAACCCGATGCGTATGAAACGTGCAGCCAGCCATTTCGATGCGCCAATCTCGAAGATATAAAATATCCCTTCTATGGACAAGATCGGCCGGTGTCTTGCGGATATCCAGGCTTCGAACTCGACTGCCAGACAGGCGTTCCCCTGATCACCATCAATTTAATATCCTATAGGGTATTGAATATAGATAACAATACTTATAACCTCCAAGTAGCGAGAGAAGATTTAAGAAACAGCATTTGCCCAGACCCCCTCCGCAACACCACCTTAAATTTGGATCTTTTCGGTTTTTCTTCGAATTATAATGATCAGAACATCACTCTGAACTACGGATGCACCATGATCGGGTCTCAGCCTCCGCCTCCTCCTCAACCTCAGGAGCAAATCCCGGTGTATAATAACTTTTCCTGCGGGCCGTACCCCTGGAATATGGTCTGGACAACTGAACAAGCTGTTTTTTTAAGAAGCTTTATAGGTTGTTCTAGTAATATTTTCGTTCCCGTTAACCAAATTGCGGCCAGCACTTTAGCTGCATATTCTCCCATAGTTGCTATAATAGATGCTCTGTCAAGCGGGTTTTGGATACAGTGGTCGGCGAATAATAGCAACTGCCAGCGTTGTGAGGAATCGGGTGGAGTGTGTGGGTCTAATCAAGGCTCAGAATCTTTCGCTTGCTATTGCAGTAATGGAACTTATTCTCTTTCTTGCAATAGCTCTGGAAATGGAAATGGAAATGGAAAAG TTTCAGGAAATAGTGACGCAGGATTGAAAATTG GTCCACCTCTAGGTGGTGCAGCACTTGCTGGTATAATCGTTGGATGGTTAATTTTCCACTATAAACAGAAGAGAAAAAACCGTATCACAGCCAAATCTGCCCAAAATATTAGCAAAGAAATCAGCACTCCCCCGTCAAGCAAGGGTCTCTCAACTCCAAGTTCAACAAGTTTCATCAAAAGCATCCCTTCATATCCAACATCAAAATCCGAACTCCGAGGGGGCAGCACGTACTTTGGTGCGTATCTCTTCAGCTATGCGGAACTTGAAGAAGCCACGGATAATTTTGATCCCTCCAGGGAACTTGGAGATGGAGGTTTCGGTACCGTATATTATG GGAAGCTACCAGATGGTCGTGCTGTTGCAGTCAAACGTTTATACGAGAACAATGTGAAGCGTGTCGATCAATTCATGAACGAAGTTGAGATTTTAACTAAGTTGCGGCACCAAAACCTTGTGGTGCTGTATGGATGCACGTCGAAGCGAAGTCGGGACCTATTATTGGTCTATGAATATATACCGAATGGAACAGTGGCCGATCATCTGCATGGGAATCGTTCCAAATCAGGGCTACTTTCTTGGCAGATTCGGTTGAAAATTGCTATTGAAACTGCAGATGCACTCGCTTATCTCCACAGATCAGACATCATTCATCGAGATGTGAAAACCAACAACGTCCTTCTAGATAACGATTTCAATGTAAAAGTTGCTGATTTCGGGTTGTCAAGATTGTTCCCTGCTGATGTAACTCACGTGTCCACCGCCCCACAAGGAACACCTGGCTATGTCGACCCTGAGTACTACCAATGCTACCAACTTAATGAAAAAAGCGATGTCTATAGCTTTGGAGTCATGCTGATCGAGCTTATATCTTCTTTACAAGCCGTGGATACCAACAGACACCGGCAGGATATCAACTTGGCCAACATGGCTATCAACAAGATTCAAAACCGTAACTTGAACGAGTTGGTGGACACAAGTCTTGGATTCGATACAAATAGTAAGGTGAGGAGGATGGTCACAGTGGTCTCAGAATTGGCTTTTCGGTGCTTGCAACAAGAGAGGGATATGAGGCCCTCGATGGGAGACGTGCTCGAATCTTTGAGAAGGATTCAGAATGAGGAGTTGAACGTCGATAGGGTCGAAATTGTGGACATATTGGTCGATGATGAAACAGTGCTTCTCAAGGATGGCATCGACCACCCCGTGTCACCAGATTAA
- the LOC140806071 gene encoding putative glutamine amidotransferase GAT1_2.1 encodes MAADLSVVLPRVLIVSRRCVRKNKFVDFVGEYHLDLIVNYGAVPVIVPRVPGIHMLLESFEPIHGVLLCEGEDIDPSQYESETSNLSAEELEEIRRLHASDTAIDKEKDSIELRLAKLCLERNIPYLGICRGSQILNVACEGTLYRDIGKELTKNIPEKQRIVHMDYTNYDGHRHPVTIVENTPLDQWFSDSFEDGERGVLVNSYHHQGVKKLASRFVPMAFAPDGLIEGFYDQDAYNPGEGKFIMGIQFHPERMRRLDSDEFDYPGCPFAYKEFVRAAVAYQKRLISSTSFPKSLKLNGEMENNRKIIVKSFSVARNMSKCGHGTKFIKESDLKAGTEFLEVNTALSLQQEARLKQIGATIRNGSFYLERLNLREEKENLARNLMGKMSMEQLFDLLSFYRMMGKICSEALEIKQHGLCWAKLKLQKILCSSASSYGGLAFESKLELSILLVSHLTEVLCCQILLIHEPSMGLWSCV; translated from the exons ATGGCCGCTGATCTCTCCGTAGTCTTGCCTCGTGTTCTTATTGTTTCCAGGCGTTGCGTTCGCAAGAACAAGTTTGTGGATTTCGTAG GTGAATATCATCTCGATCTGATTGTAAATTATGGTGCGGTGCCGGTTATAGTTCCACGGGTACCCGGAATTCATATGTTGCTAGAGAGCTTCGAGCCGATTCATGGAGTTCTTCTTTGCGAAGGGGAAGACATTGATCCGTCCCAGTACGAATCCGAAACTTCGAATTTGTCAGCAGAGGAATTAGAAGAAATTCGCAGGTTGCATGCCAGTGACACTGCCATAGACAAAGAGAAGGACTCTATTGAACTAAGACTGGCAAAACTTTGCTTAGAAAGAAACATTCCTTATTTGGGAATATGCAGAGGTTCCCAAATCCTAAATGTGGCTTGTGAGGGTACCCTTTATCGAGATATTGGAAAAGAATTGACAAAAAATATTCCAGAAAAGCAGAGGATAGTGCACATGGATTATACTAATTATGATGGGCATCGGCATCCGGTTACGATTGTAGAGAATACACCTTTGGATCAATGGTTTAGTGATTCTTTTGAGGATGGAGAAAGGGGGGTTTTGGTTAATAGTTATCATCATCAAGGGGTCAAGAAATTGGCTTCAAGATTTGTGCCGATGGCATTTGCACCAGACGGTTTGATCGAAGGGTTTTACGATCAGGATGCTTATAATCCTGGAGAGGGAAAGTTCATAATGGGGATTCAGTTTCATCCAGAGAGGATGAGGAGGCTGGATTCCGATGAATTTGATTATCCCGGGTGCCCTTTTGCCTATAAG GAATTTGTAAGAGCAGCCGTTGCCTATCAGAAAAGACTCATTAGTTCGACAAGCTTCCCAAAGTCGTTGAAGCTTAATGGAGAAATGGAGAATAACAGAAAGATTATAGTTAAAAGCTTTTCAGTTGCAAGAAACATGAGTAAATGTGGCCATGGCACGAAATTTATAAAAGAATCAGACCTTAAGGCCGGAACAGAGTTTCTAGAG GTGAATACGGCTTTGAGTCTGCAACAAGAGGCAAGATTAAAGCAGATTGGTGCAACAATAAGGAATGGATCTTTCTACTTGGAGAGACTGAATTTGAGAGAAGAAAAGGAGAATTTGGCAAGAAATTTGATGGGGAAAATGTCTATGGAGCAGCTATTTGATCTCTTGTCTTTCTATCGTATGATGGGGAAGATTTGTTCAGAGGCTTTGGAGATCAAACAGCATGGCCTTT GTTGGGCTAAACTCAAGCTTCAAAAGATTTTGTGTTCAAGTGCGAGCTCATATGgaggattagcttttgaaagcAAGCTCGAGTTGAGCATTTTATTAGTGAGTCATCTTACAGAAGTGCTTTGTTGCCAAATTTTGCTCATACATGAACCATCCATGGGACTCTGGTCATGCGTGTAA
- the LOC140804992 gene encoding non-specific lipid-transfer protein 2-like, giving the protein MKKGFTGVAFWCLVVAAVLLSEAHETAAVTCNPMELSPCMSAITGSSAPSSACCAKLKEQQPCFCQYMKNPMLRPYVDSPNAKKIAETCGVATPTC; this is encoded by the coding sequence ATGAAGAAGGGTTTCACTGGTGTCGCATTCTGGTGCTTGGTAGTGGCGGCGGTCCTGCTGTCGGAGGCACATGAGACAGCGGCGGTGACATGCAACCCCATGGAGTTGAGCCCTTGCATGTCGGCAATAACGGGGTCAAGCGCTCCGTCGTCTGCGTGCTGCGCCAAGCTGAAGGAGCAGCAGCCATGTTTTTGCCAGTACATGAAGAACCCGATGCTCAGACCGTATGTTGACTCGCCCAATGCCAAGAAAATAGCAGAAACCTGCGGCGTCGCCACCCCCACATGCTAG
- the LOC140806072 gene encoding lipid phosphate phosphatase 2-like, with amino-acid sequence MDWRDFRSFFRFRNARGFCWSKSLETSAGAGDWFSPIRFPLLGSKNSKGEMREAQLGAHTVRSHGVILARTHMYDWLMLILLGVILAVLNIINPYNRFVGKDMMSDLKYPLMSKTVPEWSVPIYAVLLPILVFLLFYIRRRDVYDLHHAVLGILFSVLITAVITDAIKDAVGRPRPDFFWRCFPDGKDVYDQWGNVICHGDKGVIREGHKSFPSGHTSWSFAGLGFLSLYLSGKIKVFDRQGHIAKLCLVVLPLLAASLVGVSMVDDYWHHWQDVFAGGLLGFVVATLCYLQFFPPPYHVDGWRTYAYLQVMEDLRTNMQTAETEIEILPSEGASCVLTEDLESGGR; translated from the exons ATGGATTGGCGTGATTTTAGATCCTTTTTCCGTTTTAGGAATGCCAGAGGTTTTTGTTGGTCCAAG TCGCTGGAAACTTCAGCTGGTGCCGGCGATTGGTTTTCTCCCATCCGCTTTCCGTTGTTAGGATCCAAAAACTCCAAG GGTGAAATGAGGGAGGCTCAGCTTGGCGCCCACACTGTCAGGTCTCATGGAGTCATCTTAGCAAGGACACACATGTATGACTGGTTAATGCTTATACTGCTTGGTGTCATTTTGGCCGTTCTGAATATTATCAACCCATACAACCGTTTTGTTGGAAAAGATatgatgtctgatctcaagtaTCCCCTGATGAGCAAGACTGTTCCCGAATGGTCTGTGCCG ATATATGCAGTTCTGTTACCTATTCttgtttttcttctcttttataTTCGTCGGAGAGACGTGTATGATCTTCATCATGCTGTACTAG ggattctattttccgTTCTGATAACGGCAGTAATTACTGATGCTATAAAAGATGCAGTTGGTCGCCCCCGGCCCGACTTTTTTTGGCGATGTTTCCCTGATGGAAAGGAT GTTTATGATCAGTGGGGAAATGTTATTTGCCATGGTGATAAAGGAGTCATTAGGGAAGGGCACAAGAGCTTTCCAAGTGGGCATACTTCGT GGTCTTTTGCCGGGCTGGGCTTTTTATCCCTGTATTTATCTGGGAAGATAAAGGTGTTTGATCGTCAAGGGCACATTGCAAAACTCTGCTTAGTTGTGCTACCTCTACTTGCTGCATCTCTTGTTGGCGTTTCTATGGTAGATGATTATTGGCATCATTGGCAGGATGTGTTTGCTGGAGGTTTACTAG GTTTTGTAGTGGCCACACTTTGCTATTTGCAGTTCTTCCCACCACCATATCACGTCGATG GTTGGAGAACTTATGCATATCTCCAAGTGATGGAAGATTTGCGTACGAACATGCAGACCGCGGAGACTGAGATTGAAATCCTGCCAAGTGAAGGTGCTTCTTGCGTATTAACCGAAGATCTTGAATCCGGAGGGAGATAA
- the LOC140805626 gene encoding uncharacterized protein, with the protein MEIIPFTKSIGRQWRRRGYSRLSPTRRNLKKARFGGNPKRSWKVRIARKLRLVRVVSPLKLWYRLKNAYMSMMMRLADSSHTANSGNLFGEKRVPKARDLKTTYSKSEFENRLILEIYKSMVASLELGYNK; encoded by the coding sequence ATGGAAATAATCCCATTCACGAAAAGCATCGGCAGGCAATGGAGAAGAAGAGGATACAGTCGCTTATCCCCGACGAGAAGAAACCTGAAAAAAGCAAGATTTGGTGGGAATCCGAAGCGTTCATGGAAGGTGAGAATCGCGCGTAAACTGCGCCTGGTTCGAGTCGTTTCGCCGTTGAAACTGTGGTACAGGCTCAAGAATGCATACATGAGCATGATGATGAGGCTGGCCGACAGCTCGCATACAGCCAACAGCGGGAACTTGTTCGGCGAGAAGAGAGTCCCTAAAGCTCGTGATCTTAAGACGACTTATTCGAAAAGCGAGTTCGAAAACAGATTGATCCTTGAGATATATAAATCCATGGTGGCTTCTCTTGAGTTGGGCTACAACAAGTAG